From the Thermovirga lienii DSM 17291 genome, one window contains:
- a CDS encoding Radical SAM domain protein (PFAM: Radical SAM superfamily~TIGRFAM: radical SAM family uncharacterized protein~COGs: COG1032 Fe-S oxidoreductase~InterPro IPR007197: IPR006638~KEGG: aco:Amico_0609 radical SAM domain protein~PFAM: Radical SAM domain protein~SMART: Elongator protein 3/MiaB/NifB~SPTR: Radical SAM domain protein) — MDFPERFDRRKHILSKVKKPCRYIGGEWGIDLSVDWEDPKKVKLCLAFPDTYEVGMSYLGFQILFDQARRIPHVSVDRCYCPWLDMEQELRRANLPLTGINSEKPLCEFDVVGFTLQYELTYTNILTMLELGGIPLKSCDRSNSDPLVIAGGPGALCPEPLGDFFDVFCLGDGEILLPELLDVVKETKNDRLAAMEELRKRQGFYVPLLEEAPFEEGITYKRRVVPNLDEAFTPTSMLVPLSGIVHDRAAVEVFRGCTRGCRFCQAGMIYRPLRERSPKNVVEIAKKILKATGWEELGLVSLASCDYSGLNEVIDAISPFLEEKNVTLSLPSLRMDAFSIELAQNLKAVSRSGLTFAPEAGTQRLRDVINKGVTEEDIKKTFEEVARRGWEGVKLYFMMGLPTEKEEDLEGIIEVAKEAMNRGKGFKKRLKVNVSVAGFVPKPHTPFQWEPQASMEYLNQAGRWLKGQAKKGGFKLSYHDPEQTFLEGVVARGDRSVGAAIEEAWKMGARFDGWSECFDLGTWMKAFEAVGVDPYQYANRARDMEEVLPWDHIDVGISKDFLRRERAKALAGKLTVDCRGGKCNACGWETRGCPVVERVSDRS, encoded by the coding sequence ATGGATTTTCCAGAGAGGTTTGATCGCCGCAAACACATATTGAGCAAAGTAAAAAAGCCCTGTCGCTATATTGGTGGCGAGTGGGGGATAGATTTGTCTGTAGACTGGGAAGACCCCAAAAAAGTAAAGCTTTGTCTTGCCTTCCCTGACACATACGAAGTAGGGATGAGTTACTTAGGCTTCCAGATCCTGTTTGACCAGGCAAGGCGCATTCCTCACGTTTCTGTAGATAGGTGCTACTGTCCCTGGCTTGACATGGAGCAGGAGCTCAGAAGGGCCAACCTTCCTCTTACAGGTATAAATTCCGAAAAGCCTTTGTGTGAGTTTGATGTGGTGGGGTTTACTCTCCAGTATGAGCTAACCTACACCAACATACTGACCATGCTGGAGTTGGGCGGTATTCCGCTGAAAAGCTGCGACAGGAGCAATAGTGATCCGCTGGTAATAGCTGGAGGGCCGGGAGCTCTTTGTCCTGAACCCCTTGGGGATTTCTTTGACGTGTTTTGCCTTGGGGATGGAGAGATCCTTCTGCCTGAACTGTTGGATGTAGTAAAAGAGACAAAAAACGACAGGCTTGCTGCGATGGAAGAGTTGAGAAAGCGGCAAGGTTTTTACGTCCCCTTGCTTGAGGAAGCCCCTTTTGAGGAAGGGATCACATACAAAAGACGCGTGGTGCCCAATTTGGATGAGGCGTTTACCCCTACTTCAATGCTGGTCCCTCTTTCAGGTATAGTTCACGACCGGGCGGCCGTAGAAGTCTTCAGGGGCTGCACTCGGGGGTGCCGTTTCTGCCAAGCAGGAATGATATATAGGCCTTTAAGGGAGCGCTCTCCCAAGAACGTGGTAGAAATTGCAAAGAAGATACTGAAAGCCACTGGGTGGGAGGAGCTTGGTCTAGTGTCTTTGGCCTCCTGTGATTACTCGGGACTGAACGAAGTAATAGATGCTATTTCGCCTTTCCTGGAGGAAAAGAACGTTACACTTAGCTTGCCTAGCTTGAGGATGGATGCCTTTTCAATAGAGCTGGCCCAAAACCTAAAGGCCGTCTCAAGGAGCGGTTTGACCTTTGCTCCTGAGGCCGGTACTCAGCGGTTGAGGGATGTAATAAACAAAGGCGTTACCGAGGAGGACATCAAGAAGACCTTCGAAGAGGTAGCAAGAAGAGGTTGGGAAGGTGTGAAACTTTACTTCATGATGGGGCTTCCAACGGAAAAAGAGGAGGATTTGGAGGGCATAATAGAGGTGGCCAAGGAGGCCATGAATAGAGGCAAAGGCTTCAAGAAAAGGTTAAAAGTAAACGTCTCAGTAGCGGGATTCGTTCCCAAGCCTCATACTCCCTTTCAATGGGAACCCCAGGCATCCATGGAGTACCTGAATCAGGCGGGGAGATGGCTTAAGGGGCAGGCTAAAAAGGGAGGCTTCAAACTTAGCTATCACGATCCTGAGCAGACTTTCTTGGAGGGAGTTGTTGCCAGGGGAGACAGGAGCGTCGGAGCTGCCATAGAGGAGGCGTGGAAAATGGGTGCCCGGTTCGATGGGTGGTCTGAATGTTTTGATTTGGGCACCTGGATGAAAGCTTTTGAGGCCGTAGGAGTAGATCCTTACCAGTATGCGAACAGGGCAAGAGACATGGAGGAGGTCCTTCCATGGGATCACATAGACGTAGGAATATCCAAGGACTTTTTGCGGAGAGAAAGAGCTAAAGCTCTGGCCGGTAAACTTACAGTGGATTGCCGGGGTGGTAAATGTAATGCATGCGGTTGGGAGACCCGAGGGTGTCCGGTAGTAGAAAGGGTAAGTGACAGATCATGA
- a CDS encoding Protein of unknown function DUF2344 (PFAM: Uncharacterized protein conserved in bacteria (DUF2344)~TIGRFAM: radical SAM-linked protein~COGs: COG5011 conserved hypothetical protein~InterPro IPR018768~KEGG: aco:Amico_0610 hypothetical protein~PFAM: Protein of unknown function DUF2344~SPTR: Putative uncharacterized protein), producing MMRLRFIYEKRGLLSFVPHVELPPLICRAMRRAGYSIARTMGFSPRDKISLGPALPIGVIGLAEPAEIWLEKQDVPQVEQINRYMPEGLRFHCIKEVDARVPSLNKLCTAAHYRVYFNVENALDKLRSFSVEEWDALGKIEHLVFGNDYIEYVQLDPARAGLTKLVSVLKEKGAVKGWEDLFMVRLAVGVLKGGEVCPPMGPAELDG from the coding sequence ATGATGAGGTTGAGATTCATCTATGAAAAAAGGGGACTTTTAAGTTTTGTTCCTCACGTAGAGTTGCCACCACTTATATGCAGAGCCATGCGTCGTGCAGGATACTCCATAGCCCGCACGATGGGGTTTTCCCCCAGAGACAAAATAAGCTTGGGTCCTGCCTTGCCAATAGGAGTTATAGGATTGGCTGAGCCTGCGGAGATATGGTTGGAAAAGCAAGATGTTCCCCAGGTCGAGCAGATCAATAGATACATGCCCGAGGGGCTGAGATTCCATTGTATAAAAGAAGTTGATGCAAGGGTGCCAAGTTTGAACAAACTCTGCACTGCGGCGCACTACAGGGTATACTTCAACGTCGAGAATGCCTTGGATAAGCTAAGGTCCTTTTCTGTAGAGGAATGGGACGCTTTGGGTAAGATTGAGCATCTAGTTTTTGGCAACGACTACATCGAATATGTTCAGCTTGATCCCGCAAGGGCAGGGCTTACCAAATTGGTTTCTGTGTTAAAAGAAAAAGGTGCAGTAAAAGGATGGGAGGACCTTTTCATGGTTCGACTCGCAGTTGGTGTTCTGAAGGGAGGAGAGGTGTGCCCCCCAATGGGGCCTGCGGAATTAGATGGTTAG
- a CDS encoding ribonuclease, Rne/Rng family (PFAM: Ribonuclease E/G family; S1 RNA binding domain~TIGRFAM: ribonuclease, Rne/Rng family~COGs: COG1530 Ribonuclease G and E~InterPro IPR018247: IPR003029: IPR019307: IPR004659~KEGG: aco:Amico_0611 ribonuclease, Rne/Rng family~PFAM: RNA-binding protein AU-1/Ribonuclease E/G; RNA binding S1 domain protein~SPTR: Ribonuclease, Rne/Rng family;~TIGRFAM: ribonuclease, Rne/Rng family): MVSEPVDKKIFANCIDPEEMRVAIVEDGKLVELFVDRLWDSQRTGDIYKARVDSVLPGMNAAFVDLGQGRNAFLYLAEAKGLKIEKNQELVVQISRAARKGKGARVTTRISLPGRYLVLVPGGTDVGVSRKVPSEERERLRVLGRKIRPEGFGLIVRTAAVGTDEEFLLKDVSELLSTWREIEHEASMQNAPCLLYQDMGLLGKVIRDELDESVTEIITDSEEEFQAALNYVERFCAKGNQPKVFLHRGKMPLFEMYGIEKEIATALDRKVWLHSGAYLVIDQTEALTVIDVNTGKYVGDKDLRKTVLTTNMEAAEEIARQLRLRAIGGIVVIDFIDMESEDDQKALLERLEDVFRSDRCKAKVFGLTRLGLVELTRKRARSDMRSTFTRGCPFCGGTGQVLREESISAAIKRFLRKVVKSSAPEAILIETSNAIADFIHGSIQRQWEEQLGIKLFIMANDKMAWDKYRIEYQGKLEQVLHRVNLLKEREAGCVVYRTDPA, encoded by the coding sequence ATGGTTAGCGAGCCAGTGGATAAGAAGATTTTTGCTAATTGCATAGATCCTGAGGAGATGAGGGTTGCTATAGTAGAGGATGGCAAACTGGTCGAATTGTTTGTGGATCGCCTCTGGGACAGCCAGAGGACAGGTGACATATACAAAGCGAGGGTTGACAGCGTTTTGCCCGGTATGAATGCCGCTTTCGTCGATTTGGGGCAGGGGAGAAACGCTTTCTTGTACCTCGCCGAGGCAAAAGGTTTGAAGATAGAGAAAAATCAAGAATTAGTGGTACAGATATCGAGGGCGGCCAGGAAAGGAAAGGGTGCCAGAGTTACCACAAGAATATCTCTGCCGGGCAGATATCTGGTTTTGGTTCCTGGCGGAACAGATGTGGGGGTATCAAGAAAGGTCCCTTCCGAGGAAAGGGAACGTTTAAGGGTTTTAGGCAGGAAGATACGTCCGGAAGGTTTTGGTTTGATCGTCAGGACGGCAGCGGTTGGGACCGATGAAGAATTTCTTTTGAAGGACGTTTCCGAACTGCTCTCTACGTGGAGAGAGATTGAGCATGAGGCCTCCATGCAGAACGCTCCATGCCTTCTGTACCAGGATATGGGCCTTTTGGGCAAGGTCATAAGGGACGAGTTGGACGAGTCCGTTACGGAGATAATAACCGATTCGGAAGAAGAGTTCCAAGCAGCGCTGAATTACGTTGAACGTTTTTGCGCCAAAGGAAACCAGCCAAAGGTCTTTTTGCATAGGGGCAAGATGCCTCTTTTCGAAATGTATGGAATCGAAAAGGAAATCGCCACGGCCTTGGATAGAAAGGTATGGCTCCACTCCGGAGCGTACCTGGTAATAGATCAGACTGAGGCCTTGACCGTCATAGACGTAAACACAGGGAAATACGTGGGAGACAAAGACCTCAGAAAGACAGTCCTCACGACGAACATGGAAGCAGCAGAGGAGATAGCCAGGCAGCTCAGGCTCAGAGCCATAGGGGGCATAGTCGTCATCGACTTCATAGATATGGAGAGCGAGGACGATCAGAAGGCTCTGCTCGAGCGCCTGGAGGATGTTTTCAGAAGCGACCGCTGTAAAGCCAAGGTTTTTGGATTGACTAGATTGGGGCTTGTTGAACTGACCCGCAAGAGAGCGAGGTCCGATATGAGAAGTACCTTTACCAGAGGGTGTCCCTTCTGTGGAGGGACGGGTCAAGTCCTTAGAGAGGAGAGTATATCAGCTGCCATAAAGCGTTTTTTGAGGAAAGTAGTCAAGTCCAGTGCCCCAGAAGCCATACTTATAGAAACTAGCAATGCCATAGCGGACTTTATACATGGGAGCATTCAAAGGCAGTGGGAAGAACAGCTGGGGATAAAACTCTTCATAATGGCCAACGATAAGATGGCGTGGGACAAATACAGAATAGAATATCAGGGGAAGCTAGAGCAGGTGCTCCATAGAGTAAACCTGCTCAAGGAGAGGGAGGCAGGATGCGTTGTTTATAGAACGGATCCTGCTTAG
- a CDS encoding condensin subunit Smc (PFAM: RecF/RecN/SMC N terminal domain; SMC proteins Flexible Hinge Domain~TIGRFAM: chromosome segregation protein SMC, common bacterial type~COGs: COG1196 Chromosome segregation ATPase~InterPro IPR017871: IPR003395: IPR010935~KEGG: tai:Taci_1199 SMC domain protein~PFAM: SMC domain protein; SMCs flexible hinge domain-containing protein~SPTR: SMC domain protein), whose protein sequence is MFIERILLRGFKSFGGFHRLDLSPGFTAVVGPNGSGKSNILDALKWALGDSNPGRLRIQRQQDLVFQGSVTKPPAKFAEVTLLLKDEGSFCEIKRRWSPSEGGTVLVDGEKVRLTDLDEVKRKWKLGVDRFAFIGQGEIAEVIQQGPSQRREHFEALFGIDVYRAQREGALARLKEAKDELVRLETLAAELRNRKESIAPEVSRALKAKELLDRLDELKRCYYFIKKNNAEKIILEVTEKIRLLERNHGVAALWPRLWGVGLEYGESKRQELQGRVKKLWDESQKKSMSLENMKKEMFGHGTTIKDFLGHEEGILKDLDKDRVFLENLLKEKSEAEKSVAEAQERLLHKEDLLKAIRERRKLIDEEIQERERKRNGLLKRKEHLERNLELLRSDLSKTGKICFDFGKERDELQIEITDLQGKISALTEDERKAQKDLEEALAKHGGFFSKLQGAASRLQKLRKEITKTASFVEDIEDTIYGQNYPKPVRHLLSASRLGRLGVKLSVVAETIEGPQKILSAIEAFLGGRQYWVLVEDLDAAGQCIKSLRDSTAGRATFLPLEKARPRTPSAESLIEGLDGVISWACDLIKIDEKWETAIRHLMGDLLIVKDYDTAKELSRRGFSCPIVTLEGDVLNPSGTVVGGSKDRKTGAITSRAHLLEKKTHLEQLEREKESLQREIELLEKEEHSWSLRKQSALRDADLVKSALEETRKRLSRLEQRKEDVECLRQKALKKLKELGRGYLNVLQELEQLKEDLLVEEEKHLSIGELKREEEQAKVAVEIEAEKLKAAQDILNRIASEEERLKKSISSREESARLSGQRRKFALEALKALGQQYLSEWNARNELIGRIHEIEKEIGLWENRLSHLKKKKAMADMRSKERTLEIEELKLKKASAETELAELAEMWDGQAIGPSPLEETERRPEEIKKKIRQLERTLKEMGNVQMGVLSEDESLQKRLEYLGEQLRDVSSGIEELERLISKADEHASRIFKDALRNINSRFSELFKNLFGGGEAQLRMAEGGDLWESGVEVIACPPGKRPQHIGQLSGGEQSLAAISLLFAAMEVAEVPIAVLDEVDAALDESNLRRFAALAEEYGKRIQLLCMTHRRATMEHADIMYGVTLSEPGLSQIVGVRLEDWD, encoded by the coding sequence TTGTTTATAGAACGGATCCTGCTTAGAGGTTTTAAAAGTTTCGGAGGGTTTCACCGATTGGATCTTTCGCCTGGTTTTACGGCGGTGGTGGGCCCTAACGGCAGCGGGAAAAGCAATATCCTCGATGCGTTGAAGTGGGCTTTGGGAGACTCTAATCCCGGAAGGCTCAGGATCCAGAGGCAGCAAGACCTTGTTTTCCAGGGAAGTGTGACTAAACCGCCGGCCAAGTTTGCGGAAGTGACCTTGTTACTCAAGGATGAAGGCAGTTTTTGCGAGATAAAAAGGCGATGGTCGCCCTCTGAGGGGGGGACTGTGCTGGTAGATGGAGAGAAGGTCAGGCTCACCGACCTGGATGAGGTCAAAAGAAAATGGAAACTGGGTGTCGACCGCTTTGCCTTTATAGGGCAGGGCGAGATAGCAGAGGTAATACAACAAGGACCATCTCAAAGGCGGGAGCATTTTGAGGCCCTTTTCGGCATTGATGTATACAGAGCACAGAGGGAAGGTGCTTTAGCGAGGCTAAAAGAGGCGAAAGACGAACTGGTCAGGTTGGAAACCCTGGCAGCGGAGCTAAGAAACAGGAAGGAATCTATTGCTCCAGAGGTATCCAGGGCTCTTAAGGCAAAGGAACTCTTGGACCGCCTCGATGAACTTAAGAGATGCTACTACTTTATCAAGAAAAACAATGCAGAAAAGATCATCTTGGAGGTTACCGAGAAGATCAGGTTGTTAGAACGAAACCACGGGGTTGCGGCTCTATGGCCCCGCCTTTGGGGGGTAGGGCTGGAGTACGGCGAATCCAAGAGACAAGAGCTTCAGGGACGGGTTAAGAAACTTTGGGATGAAAGCCAAAAGAAATCCATGTCCTTGGAAAACATGAAAAAAGAGATGTTTGGACATGGAACTACAATCAAAGATTTTTTGGGGCACGAGGAAGGAATTTTAAAGGATCTAGATAAAGACAGGGTCTTTCTGGAGAATTTGTTGAAAGAGAAAAGCGAGGCAGAAAAGAGCGTCGCAGAAGCTCAGGAACGCCTGCTGCACAAAGAGGATCTCCTCAAGGCCATCAGGGAAAGACGGAAGCTAATCGATGAGGAAATACAGGAGAGAGAAAGAAAAAGGAATGGGTTGCTCAAGAGGAAGGAACATCTTGAGAGAAACCTTGAACTTTTGCGCTCCGATTTATCCAAGACAGGAAAGATTTGTTTTGATTTTGGCAAGGAGAGGGACGAGCTTCAGATTGAAATAACAGATCTTCAGGGAAAAATATCAGCCCTGACTGAGGATGAGAGGAAAGCTCAAAAGGACCTAGAGGAAGCTTTGGCGAAGCATGGAGGCTTCTTTTCAAAGCTTCAGGGTGCGGCCTCCCGTCTTCAAAAATTGAGAAAAGAGATAACCAAAACAGCTTCTTTTGTGGAAGACATAGAAGACACCATATATGGACAAAATTACCCAAAGCCTGTAAGGCATTTGCTTTCAGCTTCTAGATTGGGCAGGTTGGGAGTGAAGCTGTCAGTCGTAGCGGAGACCATTGAGGGACCTCAGAAGATACTTTCGGCAATAGAAGCTTTCCTTGGGGGACGCCAGTATTGGGTGCTTGTAGAGGATTTGGACGCTGCCGGTCAATGTATCAAGAGCTTGAGAGATAGCACTGCAGGTAGGGCTACCTTTTTGCCTTTGGAGAAGGCAAGACCGCGCACTCCATCAGCCGAATCTCTTATTGAGGGATTGGATGGGGTTATATCCTGGGCTTGTGACCTCATAAAGATAGACGAAAAATGGGAGACGGCCATCAGACATTTGATGGGTGATCTGTTGATCGTGAAGGACTACGACACGGCGAAAGAATTGTCGAGGAGGGGTTTTTCCTGTCCCATTGTCACATTGGAAGGAGACGTGCTCAATCCGTCAGGGACCGTCGTAGGAGGCTCCAAGGACAGAAAGACGGGGGCTATCACTTCTAGGGCCCATTTGTTGGAGAAGAAAACACACCTTGAACAGCTTGAAAGGGAGAAAGAATCTCTTCAGAGGGAAATAGAGCTTTTGGAGAAAGAAGAACATTCTTGGTCTTTAAGGAAACAATCAGCTCTACGTGATGCCGATTTGGTGAAAAGCGCCTTGGAGGAGACACGAAAGAGGCTTTCTAGGCTTGAGCAAAGAAAAGAAGATGTCGAGTGCCTTAGGCAAAAGGCGTTAAAGAAGTTGAAAGAACTGGGAAGAGGTTATTTAAATGTTTTGCAGGAATTGGAGCAACTAAAGGAAGATCTCCTTGTCGAGGAGGAAAAGCATTTATCCATAGGGGAACTCAAAAGGGAAGAGGAACAGGCCAAGGTAGCGGTAGAGATCGAGGCAGAGAAGTTGAAGGCTGCGCAGGATATCTTGAACAGGATCGCTTCCGAGGAAGAGCGCCTCAAAAAGAGCATCTCCTCCAGAGAGGAATCTGCCAGGCTGTCTGGACAGAGGAGAAAGTTCGCTTTGGAGGCGCTTAAGGCCCTAGGACAGCAGTATTTATCCGAGTGGAATGCTCGCAACGAGTTGATTGGTCGTATCCATGAGATTGAGAAGGAAATTGGATTGTGGGAGAACAGATTGTCTCACTTAAAAAAGAAAAAGGCCATGGCAGACATGAGATCCAAGGAAAGGACATTGGAGATAGAGGAGTTGAAACTGAAAAAAGCATCGGCTGAGACGGAGCTGGCAGAGTTGGCGGAGATGTGGGACGGGCAGGCAATAGGACCGTCACCATTGGAGGAGACAGAAAGAAGGCCAGAGGAAATAAAGAAGAAGATAAGACAGCTGGAAAGAACACTAAAAGAGATGGGAAACGTCCAAATGGGTGTCCTTTCCGAAGATGAATCCCTGCAGAAAAGGTTGGAATATCTAGGGGAGCAGCTAAGGGATGTAAGTTCCGGGATAGAGGAACTGGAGAGACTGATATCCAAGGCCGATGAACACGCAAGCCGGATTTTCAAAGATGCATTGAGGAATATAAACTCGCGTTTCAGCGAGCTGTTTAAAAACCTCTTTGGAGGAGGAGAAGCACAATTGAGGATGGCCGAGGGCGGAGATCTTTGGGAGTCTGGAGTTGAAGTCATTGCCTGTCCTCCAGGAAAGAGGCCCCAGCACATTGGCCAGCTATCTGGAGGAGAGCAGTCCCTTGCTGCCATTTCCTTGCTCTTTGCAGCCATGGAGGTTGCAGAAGTTCCTATAGCAGTTTTGGATGAAGTGGATGCTGCGTTGGACGAATCCAACCTGAGACGATTTGCCGCCCTTGCCGAGGAGTATGGGAAGAGGATACAGCTGCTTTGTATGACCCACAGGCGTGCAACAATGGAGCATGCGGATATCATGTACGGAGTCACCTTGTCTGAGCCGGGTTTGTCTCAGATTGTGGGGGTGCGCTTGGAGGATTGGGATTGA
- a CDS encoding RNA methylase (PFAM: Methyltransferase small domain~COGs: COG4123 O-methyltransferase~InterPro IPR002052: IPR000241~KEGG: aco:Amico_0613 methyltransferase small~PFAM: RNA methylase~SPTR: Putative N-6 adenine-specific DNA methylase), producing the protein MDITRDDILYGELVLKQPVDGPRVNVDTVLLAAYCRVRRGERVLELGAAHGAVALLLAKRYPHASSIEGLEVQNDLWELSKQNAEENGLSDKVTFRQGDLREVRRLYKSQSFDVVVVNPPYDEIDRSRPSPNFREATARHGVACTFEDVAAAVKFLLRNKGRLYLVMRAKRLAEVCSKLTQKGLQPRRLRLVHPKPESDASVFLMEATRSDGIGMLVEPPLFIHGSDGSYTEELLRAYRIGDNLCR; encoded by the coding sequence ATGGATATAACCCGTGACGATATTTTGTACGGAGAACTGGTACTGAAACAGCCAGTGGATGGCCCTAGGGTAAACGTGGATACCGTGCTTCTGGCTGCCTATTGTAGAGTGAGGCGTGGTGAGAGGGTTTTGGAGTTGGGGGCTGCTCATGGTGCAGTAGCTTTGCTTTTGGCCAAAAGGTACCCCCATGCCTCGAGCATAGAGGGTCTTGAGGTCCAAAATGATCTATGGGAACTATCAAAGCAGAACGCTGAGGAGAACGGCCTTTCCGATAAGGTGACGTTCAGACAGGGGGATCTCAGGGAGGTAAGACGGCTTTACAAAAGCCAGTCCTTCGATGTGGTAGTAGTTAACCCTCCATATGACGAAATAGATAGGAGCAGACCTAGCCCTAATTTTAGAGAGGCCACTGCCAGGCACGGGGTGGCTTGTACTTTCGAAGATGTTGCGGCTGCAGTCAAGTTCCTCCTGCGGAACAAAGGCAGGCTCTATCTGGTAATGAGAGCCAAGAGGCTTGCCGAGGTGTGCAGCAAGTTGACCCAGAAGGGGCTTCAACCTAGACGTTTGAGGTTAGTCCATCCGAAGCCAGAAAGCGACGCTTCAGTTTTTTTGATGGAAGCTACCAGGTCCGACGGAATTGGCATGCTTGTGGAGCCTCCTTTGTTTATTCACGGAAGCGATGGCTCTTACACGGAGGAACTATTGAGAGCCTACAGGATAGGTGATAACCTTTGCCGTTAG
- a CDS encoding Uroporphyrin-III C/tetrapyrrole (Corrin/Porphyrin) methyltransferase (PFAM: Tetrapyrrole (Corrin/Porphyrin) Methylases~TIGRFAM: probable S-adenosylmethionine-dependent methyltransferase, YraL family~COGs: COG0313 methyltransferase~InterPro IPR018063: IPR000878: IPR008189~KEGG: aco:Amico_0614 uroporphyrin-III C/tetrapyrrole (corrin/porphyrin) methyltransferase~PFAM: Uroporphyrin-III C/tetrapyrrole (Corrin/Porphyrin) methyltransferase~SPTR: Tetrapyrrole methylase family protein): protein MIVPTPIGNMEDITLRALRALRQADIVACEDTRRTRKILERFNIKAKLVSYHEHNERQRTQWLLGILREGKVVALVSDAGTPGISDPGAVVIKEAIKEGIKIEALPGPTALIPALLLSGFPLEFFSFFGFLPRKRKERKAYFERITKAPPPVALYVSPHRIKTDISDLLEALGPVEGAVIRECTKVHEEVVRGPLNVLLEWAEENEPRGEMVLVLYPSCHEEDKERQVDGNGWLCKAKELIDKGEKVKDVAKRIQEEYGIPKNKVKKELLHMNTEERR from the coding sequence GTGATAGTCCCTACTCCCATAGGAAACATGGAAGATATCACTCTACGAGCTTTGAGGGCTCTGCGCCAGGCAGACATCGTGGCTTGTGAAGATACAAGAAGGACCAGGAAAATACTTGAGCGATTCAACATCAAGGCAAAGCTCGTCTCGTACCATGAGCATAACGAAAGGCAGAGGACTCAGTGGCTCCTGGGGATCCTGAGAGAAGGAAAGGTGGTGGCCCTTGTATCCGATGCAGGAACTCCGGGTATATCGGATCCAGGAGCAGTGGTTATAAAAGAGGCAATAAAAGAGGGGATAAAGATAGAGGCATTGCCAGGACCTACGGCTCTTATACCGGCTTTACTGCTGTCAGGTTTTCCGTTGGAGTTTTTTTCGTTTTTCGGTTTTCTGCCACGGAAGAGAAAGGAGAGAAAAGCTTACTTTGAAAGAATAACTAAAGCCCCGCCCCCTGTGGCTCTATATGTATCTCCCCATAGAATAAAAACCGACATCTCAGATTTATTGGAAGCCTTGGGTCCCGTAGAGGGTGCAGTGATCAGGGAATGTACCAAGGTCCATGAGGAAGTGGTGCGAGGGCCCTTGAACGTGCTGTTGGAGTGGGCAGAAGAAAATGAGCCGAGGGGTGAGATGGTGTTGGTTCTATATCCTTCTTGCCATGAGGAAGATAAGGAAAGGCAAGTAGATGGGAATGGTTGGTTATGCAAAGCCAAGGAACTCATAGATAAAGGCGAAAAGGTAAAAGATGTTGCAAAAAGGATACAAGAGGAGTATGGTATACCGAAAAATAAAGTAAAAAAAGAGCTACTCCATATGAATACTGAAGAAAGGAGATGA